In one Mycobacterium sp. NBC_00419 genomic region, the following are encoded:
- a CDS encoding zinc-dependent alcohol dehydrogenase, with the protein MKVSMVVGAGKTEIVEVPDPTVGPADVLVKMKACGICGSDALYIAIGGLPPRQGRMPLGHEPAGEIVDVGRDVKDLKVGDHVVVNPMAAATGVIGNGGPTGALADYLLVENAVRGISLEVIPPEVPFAVAALNEPMAVARHGVNQTRPKPSDKVVVFGAGPIGLGATIAYKSIGVGHVTVVDLIGSRLDKALTVGADAVVNAAEDDVVAALIELHGKGEAMWPGKAGTDIYLDAAGSPSVITTALTAAKKGATLGVVAVHKEPVSIDLVNLMGNEITVVGSMGYPTEIFEVTKDLVANWERYAVIVSHSFGFDDVEEALQTALTPGAADKVVVTFD; encoded by the coding sequence ATGAAGGTGTCCATGGTCGTCGGCGCGGGCAAGACCGAGATCGTCGAAGTGCCCGACCCCACTGTCGGACCCGCCGACGTGCTCGTGAAGATGAAGGCATGCGGCATCTGCGGATCCGACGCGCTGTACATCGCGATCGGCGGCCTTCCGCCGCGGCAGGGCCGGATGCCGCTGGGGCACGAACCGGCCGGTGAGATCGTCGACGTTGGCCGCGATGTGAAGGACCTCAAGGTGGGCGACCACGTCGTCGTCAACCCGATGGCCGCCGCGACCGGCGTCATCGGCAACGGCGGCCCCACCGGCGCCCTGGCCGACTACCTGCTCGTCGAGAACGCCGTGCGCGGAATCAGCCTGGAGGTGATCCCGCCCGAGGTGCCGTTCGCGGTCGCCGCCCTCAACGAGCCGATGGCCGTCGCCCGCCACGGCGTCAACCAGACCCGGCCCAAGCCGTCGGACAAGGTCGTGGTGTTCGGAGCGGGCCCGATCGGCTTGGGCGCCACCATCGCCTACAAGTCGATCGGCGTCGGCCACGTCACCGTGGTCGACCTCATCGGATCACGGTTGGACAAGGCACTGACGGTGGGCGCCGACGCCGTCGTGAACGCCGCTGAGGACGACGTCGTGGCGGCCTTGATCGAACTGCACGGGAAAGGCGAGGCGATGTGGCCCGGAAAGGCCGGCACCGACATCTACCTCGATGCCGCCGGCTCGCCCTCCGTCATCACCACCGCACTGACCGCCGCCAAGAAAGGGGCCACGCTCGGGGTCGTCGCGGTGCACAAGGAGCCGGTGTCGATCGACCTCGTCAACCTCATGGGCAACGAGATCACCGTGGTCGGCTCGATGGGCTACCCCACCGAGATCTTCGAAGTGACAAAGGATCTGGTGGCCAACTGGGAGCGCTACGCCGTGATCGTCAGCCACAGCTTCGGATTCGACGACGTCGAGGAGGCCCTGCAGACCGCGCTCACGCCCGGCGCTGCCGACAAGGTCGTCGTCACCTTCGACTGA
- a CDS encoding LLM class flavin-dependent oxidoreductase, protein MSRLDIGVYVPQMGFTYRDMLHRAQRCEELGIGSLWLYDHMYGPGVPGIDSLEAWTLATALLSRTERLRVGHMVLCNQFRHPAVLAKMATTLDQVSDGRLVLGVGSGSIEDEHRRMGLPWGSFADRSQRLRETLEILTQAFAGEHIDYSGAHYTVRDMPIKPGPVQRPRPPIVVGGSGEKYTLPLVARYADVWNVPTYALSEMQHKLTVLRSLCEDIGRDPSSIVMSVEAVLAIAPDQTALPAVRQLAEKRFGDPAFGLHDGGLIGTPQAIVDRLGELHEMGFGQVVLFTHDRASDATLELLAAEVLPQV, encoded by the coding sequence GTGAGCCGGCTCGACATCGGGGTGTACGTCCCGCAGATGGGGTTCACCTACCGCGACATGCTGCACCGCGCCCAGCGCTGCGAGGAACTCGGTATCGGCTCACTGTGGCTCTACGACCACATGTACGGGCCGGGCGTTCCGGGGATCGACTCGCTGGAGGCCTGGACGCTGGCCACCGCGCTACTGAGCCGAACAGAGCGCCTGCGGGTCGGACATATGGTCCTGTGCAACCAGTTTCGTCATCCGGCGGTGCTGGCGAAGATGGCCACCACCCTCGATCAGGTCTCGGACGGCCGACTCGTACTCGGTGTCGGGAGCGGTTCCATCGAGGACGAGCACCGCCGGATGGGCCTGCCCTGGGGGTCGTTCGCGGACCGCTCGCAGCGGCTGCGCGAGACGCTGGAGATCCTCACTCAGGCCTTCGCCGGCGAGCACATCGACTACAGCGGTGCGCATTACACCGTCCGCGACATGCCGATCAAACCCGGACCGGTGCAGCGGCCTCGCCCGCCGATCGTCGTCGGCGGCTCCGGGGAGAAGTACACCCTGCCGTTGGTGGCCCGCTACGCCGACGTCTGGAACGTGCCGACCTACGCCCTGTCAGAGATGCAGCACAAGCTGACGGTACTGCGGTCGCTGTGCGAGGACATCGGCCGCGATCCGTCGTCGATCGTGATGTCGGTGGAGGCGGTGCTGGCCATCGCGCCCGACCAGACGGCGCTGCCTGCCGTCCGCCAGTTGGCCGAAAAACGGTTCGGTGATCCAGCTTTCGGCCTGCACGACGGTGGACTGATCGGCACACCGCAGGCGATCGTCGACCGGCTCGGCGAACTGCACGAGATGGGCTTCGGCCAGGTGGTGTTGTTCACCCATGACCGGGCTTCCGACGCGACCCTGGAGCTACTTGCCGCCGAGGTGCTGCCCCAGGTGTGA
- a CDS encoding TetR/AcrR family transcriptional regulator — MSHPPAATDATLDADETSSRHRILKATAEVLARNGQTKLSLSEVALQAGVSRPTLYRWFASKEELLKAFGVYERHMFDDGISRATAGLRGADKLDAALQFIVSYQQSYSGVRLIDIEPEVVIAQLGNILPVMRTRLERLLTGANAGVKASTAIRVAVSHYVVRSDDAEEFLAQLRHAVGIRQ, encoded by the coding sequence GTGAGCCACCCGCCCGCCGCAACCGATGCGACACTCGATGCCGACGAGACCTCGTCGCGTCACCGCATCCTGAAGGCCACCGCGGAGGTGCTGGCCCGCAACGGCCAGACCAAGCTCAGCCTGTCCGAGGTGGCCCTGCAGGCCGGTGTCTCCCGCCCCACGCTGTATCGCTGGTTCGCCTCCAAGGAAGAGCTGCTGAAGGCCTTCGGCGTCTACGAGCGGCACATGTTCGACGACGGGATCAGTCGTGCGACCGCCGGGCTGCGCGGAGCCGACAAGCTGGATGCCGCGTTGCAGTTCATCGTGTCCTACCAGCAGTCCTACTCCGGGGTTCGGCTCATCGACATCGAGCCCGAGGTGGTGATCGCCCAGCTCGGAAACATCCTGCCGGTCATGCGTACCCGCCTGGAGCGGCTGCTCACCGGGGCCAACGCGGGAGTGAAGGCGTCCACCGCGATCCGCGTCGCCGTCTCGCACTACGTCGTTCGCAGCGACGACGCCGAGGAGTTCCTGGCGCAGCTGCGCCACGCCGTTGGCATCAGGCAGTGA